TCCGTTCATCGTACTGCATCTTTACGTCACGACTCTGAAACTCAAGCTATGGTTTTGACATTACTTCTTCGGAATTATATTCAGTTTAACCTATATGATCAAGCAGACCGTCTCGTTTCGAAAACATCCTTTCTTACGAATGCTAGTAATAACTTGGCAATTCGCTACCAATACTATTTGGGTCGAATTCGCGCCATTCAACTTGACTACACGACCGCTCATGAACATTTAGTTAGTGCTATACGTAAGGCTCCCAACACAGTATATGCCGTTCAATTTCTGGAAGCTGTTTACAAATTGCACATCGTCGTACAATTGCTTATGGGAGAAATTCCCGAACGCCGCATTTTCCGCCAAAAATCTCTCGAAAAAACTTTAGTGCCTTACTTACGTATTAGCCAGGCAGTTCGTATTGGTGACCTTTGTGCTTTCACTGACGCGCTTTCCAAGTATGAGGCTGAATTTCGCTTCGATGGATTGTATACTTTGATATGCCGCCTTCGCCATACCGTCATTAAGACTGGATTGAGGATGATCTCCTTATCTTATTCCCGTATTTCCCTTCGTGATGTTTGTATAAAGCTTGGTTTGGACAGTGAAGAGAGTGCCGAGTACATTGTTGCTAAGGGCATCCGTGATGGAGTTATTGATGCAAGTATCGATCATAGTAATGCCTTTATGGCTAGTAACGAAGCCATGGATATTTATTCCACCGAGCAGCCTCAACAAGCTTTTCATGAACGTATTCAGTTTTGTCTTGCCCTTCATAATGACAGCATAAAAAGTATGCGATATCCCATGGATGCTCACAAAAGTGAACTCGAAGGTGTGGAAGAGGCACGTAGGCGTATGGATAAAGAAATGGCTGAGGCAGATTTAGATGACGATGAGCCTGATTTGGGcgaattttaaaaaacttatgGAAAGTTTATAGATCTTAAAATATACTTTCAAAGTTGTTCAGTTGTATGTTTCTTTAATGTCTATGAAAACTATATGTAGTTTACAGattgaaatatttagtGAGTTTGCGAAGCTGTAACAGAAGGAAAGTTGTTGAAAAACAGTTTTCGATCGGTGCTACAACGCTACAAATGCGTTTGTTGTTTAAACTGAGACTTGGTCTTTGCACATTGTAATAAATGAGTAATACGCTAAAAACACAGGGGTTTGGAGAATGGTCGTGtgctttattttcaaatttgttgttttatATTTCGTATATAATACACGTATGCAAACACATTTATGGTTATGCTGTGAAGCAATACAGATTTGATCTTGGATTATGGTTCCAATCAAAGGTATACTTTAgtctttttaattataaatgGCGAAATGggcaaaaaatttttgtgcaaatttattttttgttatgcATAACTAGAGCAAATAAAGCAATGCTATAAAATGGCTTCCGgcagaaaataataaccACAGTGGATATAAGCTAGTTTTCTAACGTGACTTAAGTAACACTTTATAAAACCAAAGCTATACATTAGTCTCTCCCATTACCACTTTGTCAATTTTAGCTAAGTTAGTAGATATGATCAACACTATATATTTAAAGTGGAACGGCAAGCTCATTTTTTACGTTATAGtaatttaacaattttgtCGATATTTTGAGCAATGGTGTATTCTGCTGTGGTCGCTACGGCGCATATCATCAAATATCGCCTGTCCGGTTTCTCTATTCGCTAAATACGGGAAGATACTGATATAGTCTATATTGTATTTCACAAGTAAAATAGTTTCTGAGTTAGCCATCATGTCGTCAGTTAAACTGATCCTCGTTCTTCAGTTCACTTACAAGCTCTTTTATTGATAAATCGTTATAATACCGCCCCCATAATATAATATCTGTAATTCTCTTTAATTTTGCCCTATTTGTAATACAATAGTATGCTGGATCccgaaaaaatttatcgtAACGTAGCGTATCCTTAAAAGGATAACAAACTGTTTAGCGGGTATTTTGCAGGTACAAAGCAAGTTGCGCCATCCTGAAAAATTGCTTACTCAGACAAAGTCGAACTCGTGTGATTTAGTGCATCCATCGGTTATATGTTATTTCTACCTCCGTCCACGTTCTTCCACGAGCAAACTACTGACTTTGTAAAATCGCAAAAGCAAACCAGTAACGATGGctttgaaaagaattaacCGTGAATTAGCTGATCTTGGAAAAGACCCACCGTCTTCTTGTTCCGCCGGCCCTGTTGGCGATGATTTATTCCATTGGCAAGCTACAATCATGGGTCCTGTAAGTCGCGGCTGTAATAGTGCCTTGCGCACTGCCAAAATTTTGCTTGCTAGGATTGTGCAGCTAACATGATATATAGGCTGACAGCCCTTATGCGGGTGGTGTCTTCTTCTTGTCCATTCATTTCCCTACGGACTACCCATTCAAGCCACCAAAGGTATGTAACTATTTAGTCTTGTGTAGATTATGTAAATACGCATTGTAAGCTTGTGAATCGGAGGAGGAAGTTTGTTATATACAATATGAATTGAAGAGTTGATTGCATCTTGTTTTTCTGGAAAAATCGGTATGGTTGACAGTgatgcaaaattttttaagtgtTATGGTGAAAGAGTATACGCAgaagtttttttataattgttTACTCTTACCTTTTATCTTCATTTCTTTATGTTTTACCAGCGGAACTTTATCGATTTTTATACGATTGCGTCCATCCAAGTGAAGCGAGGGCAATTACATTGCGTAGCATTACGAATCTGATTGAtagtcttttttttttaatgataacTAACAGCATATTCGTAGGTAAACTTTACAACCAGAATCTATCATCCCAACATCAATTCAAACGGTAGCATTTGTTTGGATATCCTTCGTGACCAATGGTCTCCAGCGTTGACTATATCAAAGGTATTACTGTCTATCTGCTCATTGTTGACAGATCCTAATCCTGATGATCCGCTTGTGCCTGAAATTGCGCACGTCTACAAAACTGACAGATCCCGTTATGAATTAAGTGCTCGTGAATGGACTAGAAAATACGCAATCTAGAGTTTGTTTCTGTGttgatattaaatattcatCTCTTTTGCGAATTGTTTTCTCCAATGTATTgtatagttttttttttttttttttggttttggttttttaaataaatagtagGGGATGGCGATAATGTAGCTAGTAAAGTTGCATCGTAAAATTGAGGATACAAGCTGCCTTTAAAACAAACTGTATTATGTTCGAGGATAAAGTATGATTTGATTTAGataatttttatgattttttgaatagtacaaaatttttctttgtgtTTAATAAGACCGAATGGGTCCAGTTGGATTATTCCAAGAGCGTTTGTgcatatatttttaaaaaggtaCGTAAACACTGCCGATTAAGTGAAATATTGTGCAAGTAAAAGTAGAATAACACGAATGGAAAGTCGTGTTACGAAGAGAGTAAACGGCTCTACGTCTTTAAGGTTTTgctaaaaatatttattaaacaaaactaagtaataaacaaattccTTGTAGCGCCTTTTTgctgaaaagaaaatgataataCTTGACATGCAATACGAAGTGATACTGCTATAGACACAACTCATAATAGCCAGTCAATTCAACTCCTAGTTTTGTATTTGTCTTTACAACGTCGTCTATTGAGCTATTTTATGCTGTGATGTTGAGTATAAATCaacgaaaattttgatttcattattactgagatatatattttgtaagagctttttttttaacccTCTCACTCTTCTTTACTCATGgaatatttacttttatgAAAACGCTTCTCGTATCCTGTAacataaaagaaaaataaaaatttattaaattaactgttatatattatttattttgcttaGAGAATATACATGGCCCCTTAACTCAGTTGGTAGAGTGTGAGATTCCAAATCTCAAAGTCAAGTGTTCAAGTCACTTAGGggtcatttttttaaaatcaagaAACTTGATAAATCATAAGCTTGTTTAAGTTGAAGTTTTAGTAGGTAAAGGAAAgttgaaagaaatgtaaaatgaaatgttttcttaaacataaaaaataaccaGTTGATCGGAACCAATTTGAGTTTGTAGCGAAATACCATGTTTTTGAGTTGCAAACGCATAAAAACTTGACGGTGTGGATCGAATTTAGCGAATTAAAATCATGTACTTCataacaataataatagtTTAACAATAGGAGAAAGAGCTGAacaattataaataaatttatgcAGTACATACAGATGAATCTGATGTTTCTAGATCCGGTACATTTGCACTCGAAATGTTTATCACATAACGAACAATATCGATTATTCAATACAGTCTGTTATTAAACTATAACGATACGTTGTAATTGCGTTGATGTTTCACCCAAAATCAAATAGTGTAAAATCATATACTTGCGGATCTATGTTTACAGAAACACTGTTTTGTTTCAATATATTTCACAATTCCTTCAGTGCAACGCAGTGTAGTCTGCTATTCTGTTGCCTCAAAGTCCAAAGTTTCCATATGGCGCAAAGTATAAAGGTACTGCTGTAACATAAGGGTCTTGACTCACCGAGCCTCGGTCTCTAGATGTGCTAGATGTCCTATGATACGGTGGGTAGTTTGTAAAGATGCGTGGCGTAGTGACAACATACGAGGTGCATCGAATTCAGCAACATTCCATCCCTCGTAACTATATAAAGTGCATGGTATTGCGTATGCAGAGCTGAAAATCAACTTTTAACCAACCTTTcgaaatttgaaatcatGCCTCATATGGAAGACAACGGTAGTGAAAAGGAACAGCTGTTTCTGCAACACATTCAAAATCTGCCTCAAGAGCGCTTGGATGCGATTCGCGGGCATCCTGAGTTGGTTCTTAAGGAAATCGATGAATTCACGTATCCAGACGGATCTGGAGTGAGAATGTGTATAGGAGATGTTAAAGGTGGATTTATCGTTGGGAAAATTCGTGAACGGAAGCCGAAAATCATGGTTGAGTTAGGCGGCTATTTGGGCTACTCAGCTATTTTGTTTGGAAATGAAATCTCCAAAATTCCTGGTGGTCGTTATTACAGCTTGGAAGTGAATGAGGATTATGCCAAGATTGCTTACGAGTTGGTTAAGTTGGCCGGTCTGGATGAAATAGTCACCATCATGATTGGCAAGGCTTGCGACAGTTTGGTCGAACTGCAACAGAAATTATTGCATAAAGACCTTGGTTTTCAAGCTTTGGACATGGTATTTATCGACCACTGGAAGGACCTTTATGTGCCTGACTTGAGGGTTATTGAATCACTTAATATGATTGCTCCGGGAACCCTTCTAGTGGCCGATAATATTATAACACCTGGTGCTCCTGAATATCATAAATATGTTAATATGAGTCCTGAAGAACGTAGAGGATATCAAGCCAAGGTTCGCAATGTCAATGGATTCGATTTCATCGGCAGATGGGATTTGATATATAAGACTGAAACTAAAGAATTTGAGGGTGTCATTCGCAATAAACACCGCAAAGACGCTGTCGACGTTACGGAGTGTGTTGGCTATGCTAAAAAAGATTAGGTACCAAAGGCATTCCCTaatctttttataattgaCTTTATGTGGTATCTGATACCTTTTACGATCTTTTGAAGCCCAGTTTATACAGCATACAATCGTGTCTGGGATCCCATTCTTTGCTCG
This region of Schizosaccharomyces pombe strain 972h- genome assembly, chromosome: II genomic DNA includes:
- the cmt1 gene encoding catechol O-methyltransferase 1 (O-methyltransferase, human COMT catechol homolog 1), whose amino-acid sequence is MPHMEDNGSEKEQLFLQHIQNLPQERLDAIRGHPELVLKEIDEFTYPDGSGVRMCIGDVKGGFIVGKIRERKPKIMVELGGYLGYSAILFGNEISKIPGGRYYSLEVNEDYAKIAYELVKLAGLDEIVTIMIGKACDSLVELQQKLLHKDLGFQALDMVFIDHWKDLYVPDLRVIESLNMIAPGTLLVADNIITPGAPEYHKYVNMSPEERRGYQAKVRNVNGFDFIGRWDLIYKTETKEFEGVIRNKHRKDAVDVTECVGYAKKD
- the rpn3 gene encoding 19S proteasome regulatory subunit Rpn3, encoding MIDDQRDMQVDSVNQEENVDSGETKQNTVTEVPRTVLQDVEANIAALMQATKQRDPRLVYRSLRTTSNICHRLNADVLGQLIKKYYSFDNSLKNELLELIDMPQNGDDSSTSITNGNGNTIFPEVDMYLQLLLSMTLYYNEKYEVGAEYIKKVIARLQSYDRRTLDQIAAKLYFYYILFFEKCNRSVECRNTLLSVHRTASLRHDSETQAMVLTLLLRNYIQFNLYDQADRLVSKTSFLTNASNNLAIRYQYYLGRIRAIQLDYTTAHEHLVSAIRKAPNTVYAVQFLEAVYKLHIVVQLLMGEIPERRIFRQKSLEKTLVPYLRISQAVRIGDLCAFTDALSKYEAEFRFDGLYTLICRLRHTVIKTGLRMISLSYSRISLRDVCIKLGLDSEESAEYIVAKGIRDGVIDASIDHSNAFMASNEAMDIYSTEQPQQAFHERIQFCLALHNDSIKSMRYPMDAHKSELEGVEEARRRMDKEMAEADLDDDEPDLGEF
- the ubc4 gene encoding ubiquitin-conjugating enzyme Ubc4, which codes for MALKRINRELADLGKDPPSSCSAGPVGDDLFHWQATIMGPADSPYAGGVFFLSIHFPTDYPFKPPKVNFTTRIYHPNINSNGSICLDILRDQWSPALTISKVLLSICSLLTDPNPDDPLVPEIAHVYKTDRSRYELSAREWTRKYAI